In Vicia villosa cultivar HV-30 ecotype Madison, WI unplaced genomic scaffold, Vvil1.0 ctg.001371F_1_1, whole genome shotgun sequence, the following proteins share a genomic window:
- the LOC131634852 gene encoding uncharacterized protein LOC131634852 produces the protein MLISVGSGGGDRSGGDNSSSGGGYGTSGDRRTRRTQTVAVTANTLGKSVSSSESFGSGGDYGNNVDKRTRRTQTVAVTANTLGKSVCSSESFNSGGGYGSSGGRRTKRMQTVAYTANTLGKSVSSSESFSSGGGYRSSDHGSSGFSSRSEG, from the coding sequence atgttaATTTCCGTCGGAAGTGGTGGTGGTGACAGAAGTGGCGGTGACAATAGCAGTAGTGGTGGAGGTTACGGAACCAGTGGCGACAGGAGGACAAGGAGGACGCAAACAGTGGCAGTTACTGCCAACACACTCGGGAAGAGTGTTAGCTCTTCAGAGAGTTTCGGCAGTGGTGGCGATTATGGAAACAACGTCGACAAGAGGACAAGGAGGACGCAAACAGTGGCAGTTACTGCCAACACACTTGGGAAGAGTGTTTGCTCTTCCGAGAGTTTCAACAGTGGTGGCGGTTATGGGAGCAGCGGCGGCAGGAGGACAAAGAGGATGCAAACAGTGGCATATACTGCCAACACACTCGGGAAGAGTGTTAGCTCTTCCGAGAGTTTCAGCAGTGGTGGCGGTTACAGAAGCAGCGACCACGGAAGTAGTGGCTTCAGCAGCAGAAGTGAGGGTTGA